One Candidatus Nanopelagicales bacterium DNA window includes the following coding sequences:
- a CDS encoding thioredoxin domain-containing protein gives MLKRPSTALRLGIAVVIALVTIGIAGAIVTRQSETNESAAAVPASSDASSPLTSRTNSHILQPDADGSVTLVEFLDFECESCRAVYPFIESLRKTYAGKVRFIARYFPIPSHANAVNAALAVEAAAQQGRFEAMYSRMYETQEQWGEQEESKASLFRDFAQSIGLDLQRYDAAIADPSTLARIELDRQEGLALGVDGTPSFFLNGERIRPQSEQELQSLIDGKLAARP, from the coding sequence ATGTTGAAAAGACCCAGCACGGCTTTGAGACTAGGGATCGCTGTCGTTATCGCCTTGGTCACCATCGGAATAGCTGGCGCAATCGTCACCAGGCAATCAGAGACCAACGAATCGGCTGCTGCTGTTCCGGCCAGCTCCGATGCGAGTTCTCCTCTGACATCGAGAACCAACAGTCACATTCTGCAACCAGATGCCGACGGTTCGGTGACGCTCGTGGAGTTTCTCGATTTTGAGTGTGAGTCGTGTCGGGCGGTGTACCCATTCATTGAGAGTTTGCGCAAGACCTACGCAGGTAAAGTGCGATTCATCGCGCGGTATTTCCCCATTCCCAGCCATGCCAATGCGGTCAATGCGGCGCTCGCTGTGGAGGCGGCGGCCCAGCAAGGGCGATTCGAGGCGATGTATTCGCGGATGTATGAAACCCAAGAGCAATGGGGCGAACAGGAAGAGTCCAAGGCGTCACTGTTTCGCGACTTTGCCCAGTCCATTGGGTTGGACCTTCAACGCTATGACGCCGCGATTGCAGACCCGTCGACTCTGGCCCGAATCGAATTGGATCGCCAAGAAGGCTTGGCGCTGGGGGTTGATGGAACACCGAGCTTCTTTCTGAACGGAGAGCGAATCCGGCCACAGAGTGAGCAGGAATTGCAGTCCTTGATTGACGGGAAACTGGCGGCACGACCGTGA
- a CDS encoding vitamin K epoxide reductase family protein: MATPLAKPAGRFEFVRMDRCTGWWLLGAATVGLLASWQLTVDKLHLLADPAFTPACSLSALVNCRSVMQSSHSTLFGIPNSLIGIAAFACLIAVSMAILARARMQVWFMWGLLAGTVAGVLFIHWLAFQTAFEIGALCLYCVAVWIATLTALGAVASACLSHVLTEAPPGKVTSILSFTHEWMPVLVALWISILAIVVTIGLVK; the protein is encoded by the coding sequence ATGGCTACTCCGTTGGCGAAGCCGGCTGGTCGCTTCGAATTTGTTCGGATGGATCGATGCACCGGCTGGTGGCTGCTCGGGGCTGCAACAGTCGGACTGCTTGCCTCCTGGCAGCTCACTGTCGACAAGTTGCATCTGCTGGCCGACCCAGCATTCACACCAGCATGTTCATTGTCAGCGCTAGTCAATTGCAGAAGTGTTATGCAGTCGTCACATTCGACCTTGTTCGGAATCCCCAACTCACTGATCGGAATTGCCGCATTTGCCTGTCTGATTGCGGTGAGCATGGCGATTCTTGCTCGAGCCCGCATGCAGGTTTGGTTCATGTGGGGGCTGCTGGCCGGAACAGTGGCAGGAGTGCTCTTCATTCACTGGCTTGCCTTCCAAACGGCATTCGAAATTGGCGCTCTGTGCCTCTACTGTGTCGCAGTTTGGATTGCCACCTTGACTGCGCTTGGTGCTGTCGCCAGCGCATGTCTTTCGCATGTGCTTACTGAGGCGCCGCCAGGAAAAGTCACGTCGATCCTGAGCTTTACGCATGAGTGGATGCCTGTACTCGTTGCGTTGTGGATCTCAATACTCGCCATTGTCGTCACTATTGGACTCGTGAAGTAG